The DNA sequence GAGGAAGTAGGGGAGTGGATACAGCAACCGACGGGACTTCTCCTCGTCACTGGCCCGACCGGATCAGGGAAAACGACAACCGTTTACGTGCTAATAAACGAGCTAAACAATGTGGCACGAAATATCGTCACTTTGGAAGATCCGGTCGAAATCCGCTTACCCGGCGTCAACCAAGTACAAATTAACGAAAAAACAGGGTTGACGTTCGCGCGCGGCCTGCGCGCTGTCGTGCGCCAAGATCCGGATGTGATTATGATTGGAGAAATTAGGGATAAAGAGACGGCGGATATGGCGGTGCGCGCCGCGTTAACTGGCCACCTCGTTCTGACGAGTTTGCACACGGGCGATGCCGCAAGTGCACTGACGCGGCTGTTGGACATGGGGATTCCTCCGTATTTGCTCGCCTCTTCGGTCACGGGGATTGTGGCTCAGCGGTTGGTGCGGAAGTTATGTTATCGCTGTCGCGGCGCAGGCGGGACGTGTTCGACGTGTCGGGGCAGCGGCTATTACGGGCGGGTCGGTGTGTTTGAAGTGTTGACGGTCGACGAGGAATTGCAAGCACTCGTCACACAGCGGCCGTCAGTCAATCAGTTGCGGCAACATATTTACAGGCGGGGGCTGCTTCCACTGCGCGAGCGGATCGAGGCGCTAACGGCGTCGCCAAGGCGTGCGTTAGTGGAGGGTGAACGGGCGGTGGGACGCGATGCTTAAACGGCTGAAGCGGGGTGCGAAGTTACGGGCAAAAGATTACGCGCTGTTTTGTCGTCAGCTGGTCCGCTTACTCGAACGGGGTGTGACGCTGCGCCCAGCCTTGTTACTCCTGAGTGAAGCAGAACAGAACGGCTTAAGTAAGCGACTCGTCGGTATCGTCACGCTGCTCGACCGAGGGACAAGCTTAGGGGAGGCATTGTCTTACCACCGCTTTCCACCTTTACTCACATCGTTTGTCATTGCCGGGGAGCAGCATGACGGTTTAGTGCACGCTTTAAGAAAGTGCGAGCGCTACTATCGGCACAAACACGACGTGCGACAGAAGTTGTTGAAAGCGCTCACTTACCCGCTGCTCGTCGCGACGCTAATGGCAATCGCTCTAATCGTGTTACAGACGACTGTACTGCCGCGGTTTGCCGCACTGTACGAAGGGATGGGTATGTCATTGCCGTGGTATACGCAGTTGATCTTAACGTTCAACGTCGCGAGTTTAAAATTTGCGGCTCTTGGGCTATGCGTCGGTGCGGCGTTACTGTTTTTCATAGTAAAAAAACGATGGGGCGTTTGGTCGCGGCTCGCGCGGTTCAGTTTACGGTTTCCGTTCGTGCGTGAGGCGTTGCAGTTGCGGACGACGGCAGTTTTTTCGTGGCAGCTAGGCTTGTTACTCCAAGCGGGGATCCCATTGCTACAAGCGTTCGAAACAATTTTGGCATCGTGGCCGTGGGAAGGCGGGAGGCGCGCCATGTTGCGCATTCAAGACCGCTTAGAAAGCGGTTTTGGCTTGGAGGCGTCGTTTGCACCGGAAGCGGGGAAGAGTTTTCATACGTTTTTACCGCAGCAGTTAGCCGTGGGCGAAACGAGCGGTTTAGTTGCTGAAACGCTATTGTACAGCGGGGAAATAGCTGACGAAGAGCTGCAAGAACGCCTTCAGTGGCTCACACAATTGTGGGAGCCTCTCTTAATCGTATGCGTTGGCGGGGCGCTCGCTGTCATCGTCTTAACGCTGTTCATGCCGATGCTGTCCATCGTTCAGGGAATTTGAGGCAACGGTGTGCCAAGCATTTAAGGCAATCGTGTTCCGCCAATTTGAGGAAACAGCATATAGAAGATTTAAGGTAACGAACGGTAGGAGGGCAGGGGAACGTTTTTTTAAAACGTCATAAGGGGAGTGTGCATAGTGATGGAAAAAACAGTAAGCTACTTGAGGAAACATGACGTAGGCGGAGCAGCGAGAAGCGTTCTCCGCAGTGACAAAGGATTCACCTTAATCGAGATGTTAGTCGTCTTGTTCGTCATCGGGGTCATTATCGCGATCGTGCTGCCGAACTTGTCGAAAACAGGGACGGCCGCGCAGGAGAAAGCAGAGGAAGCGAATAAGCGCATGCTACTGTCACAGGCGGAAAATTATCGCCTGGCCGAAAACAGCTATCCGCGAACGGTCGCCCAGTTGAAGGAAAAAGGTTACATTACTGAGATCCCTAAGTGCCGGGACAAAGACAAACAATTTACGTTTCGCGAAGAGGGTGGCACACTAACCGTCACCTGCGAGTAGTGACTAATGACTTATGACTTTAGGGGATGACGTATTGTGATTGAAAGTGAGGGGGCTTGAGTGGCATGGGGGATTAGAGCGAGGCGTTGGCGGTCGAACGGTACGGCAAGGGAACAACGTATAGAGAACAGTCTTCGCACCGAGAGGGAACACAGTTATTTAAGAGACGCGTCTGGGTTTACGCTCATTGAACTGCTCGTTACGCTGTTTATGATCGTCACGCTAACGGGGGTTGTGCTTCCGGTGGCAGGGGACGCGGTGGCCAAGATCGCGGACCGGTCGCTCGTGCAAGAGATGGAGGCAGACGTTGTATACGCGCAAAAACGTGCCGTGGCGACAGAGCGAACGGTGCAGTTGGACATACCTGCTCGTGGGCGCACTTATAAAATTGTTGAGCAGCAAGGGAGTGGCTCGCGAGAACTGAAAGCCGTTTCCGTCCCTGAACGGCTCGCGATCACGGAAGGTGTCGTCCTAACGTTTCATCCGGATCAGTCGTTTCCCGGCCACGCGAACGGTGGCACGGTTAGCATCCAACGAAACGGTGTAGCATTTGCCGAGTTGATCATTACGCCAATTTCCGTACGGACGCGGGTCGTATGGCATGAGTAGTCGATCGCTTACGCGGGTGGGAAGGTGGCTAGACTCGCAACGTAAGTGGCTATACCCGATCAGAGGGCAAGACGGATGGACGTACGTTGAATTGATCGTCGCTATGGCCATTTTTACGTTATTGATCGCTGCCGTCTATCCGGTACTGACGGTATTTAAGACGGCGGATGTTGAAAAGAAAGCGCGACTTTACGCTCTGTGGCTCGGGCAGGACGTGATAGAGCGGCACATTGCCGACGTACCGGGCGAACAGACGGGAGAAGAGACGGTACAAGCGGAACAGATCACTTTTAACGTCAAATGGGAGCGAACGCCGACAAAAGGCGATGTCGAAAAAGTGGATGTGACGGTTTCATGGAAAATTGCCGAAAAAAAAGAGCGCATGCTATTTTTCGAACGGTACGTCGTACCGTAGCGCGGGCTGACGGGTTTACTTACATTGAGTTGTTAGTGAGCTTTAGTTTGACTGTTTTCATTCTCGGAACTGTCGTGGCTCTTGCTGGGGAAATGGTGCACAACAGTGCCAAAAGCAGCGATGAACGCGATTTACAGCGGGAAGCGAGTGCCCTCCAGTTTATGTTGCTGAACGAACTAAAACGTGGCTACGATTTTCACCTACGGGACAGTGACTTGCTATTCCGAGTAAGTGCCGCAGAAGTGATCCGTCTCAACGAGCAGCAACGGCAACTCGGGCGCCGTGTTAAACGGGGGAACGGCACCTACAAAGGGTACGTGTTACTTAGCCGTTACGTCGAACAAGCCGTTTTTACACCAGACAGCGACGGACAAGGGGTTGCGATACAAATCCAGCTGCAGAAAGGTGAGGCGAAGTTATCGGTTCAAACATACGTGCGGAGCCGCATTGAGCGAAAAGAAGAAGTGTCGCAAACGGAGCTAAGGCACCGGTCGGAAAAGTTGTCGCAGACGGGGGATAAGGGCAGAGCGAAAGTCAAATCGCATGTAGGCGAAAGTCGACAAGGCGATCGGCGACGAACGGGTGATGTGTCGTGAAAAAAGGGTACACACAGGACGAGCGCGGGGCGGCGTACATTTCCGTCATTTTAACCATTTCGCTGTTGTTCGTCTGGCTGACCTTCCAACTGGAACAGCTTATCCAAAATCAACAAACGATTGCGTACGACGAAAAGTTAGTGCAGGCGCAGTATTTAGCCGAGAGTGGCATTGAAAGGTGGCGTGCCGCAAGGCGGGTAGATGATGCGTTTGCCGGTCGACTCGCATTTCACTTACAGACTGGGAGCGTAGAAGTAAAAGTCGTCCGTCGAAGGCCGCTACAGGTGCAAGCGATCGGAAAAGTTGCACCGGACGTCCAGCAGACGATCGTCGTCGAACTCGATACCGACACGCTACAGACGCTAAAGTGGTCGCGGCGCCAACTGCCGTAAGGTGCGCGAGTGTGTACGAGAGGATGCCCTCTCTTTAGTACCGCCCCACCGATTTGATATAATCGGACCAAAACGTCTGAAGGAAGGGATCGCGGTGCAGCGGCACATTGTATTAATAGGGTTTATGGGTACGGGGAAGTCGACGGTCGGTAAGCTGATAGCCGAACGGTTACAGTGGGAAACGGTCGATACCGACGATTATGTCGAAGGACGGTACGGTATGCGAATTGCAGACATGTTTCGGGTGCGCGGTGAACGATATTTTCGCGAGCGGGAGCATGAAGCGCTCATGCAACTTATGCAGCGTGAGCGCCCCCTCGTCGTGACGACTGGAGGCGGAATCGTCTTGCGCGCCGACAATGTCGCCCAAATGATGGACAACGGGTGGGTCGTCGCTTTAACCGCCACACGGGACGTTCTCGTGCAGCGCTTAAAAAACGATACAACGCGTCCGCTGCTCGCCGGCGACGTCGAAGCGAAAGTTACGGCAATATGGGGCGAGCGTCGTACGGCTTACGACTTTGCCCATTTAAAGGTCGATACGTCGCACAGATCGCCGGAAGCAATTGCGGCACACATCGTTACGACATTCAAAGCATCGTGCGCAGATTTCGAGTAACTCATTAAAAAACCTCCTGTTTATTTTGGACTTGAACCGTTAACACTACGGTTAAGGATCAAAGGATCACGTCTTGTTTGGCGAAAAAAGGGGGGTAACAGAGGTGTCTGCGGACGATTACGTGCAATATTTGACGAAGCGTTTTATGACGTATTTAGATACGCCGAAAGAAGAGCGAATCAAACGGCGGTCAGCGAAGGGAAAAGAACCGTGGCACATTCACTGGTTTGGCGACGCGGCCCTCAGTATGCAAATATTTTGGAGACGACAAAAAGAACGGTATGGGTCGCGGTTTAAACACAAAATGTAATTTTTTCGAACTTGTAAACCATAAGAGTAAGGAGGGAAGTCGTTTGCCTAAGCGGATTGCTGTAGAAGAAGGATTAACGCCGGTACGCGAATACTTACAAGAGAACGGCTACGATGTCGTCGATTTAAATGAGCGCGTACAAGCTGAGGACTGCGATTGCTGCGTCGTCTCCGGCGGGGATGTCAACGTGATGGGCATGCAGGACATAGTGACTGACGTGCCAATCATCGATGCCCGTGGCATGACATCGGAAGAAGTGTACCAAAAAGTGCAGGAACGGATTGGTTATTAAACGTTTACTGTGTGACACGTCGCACGCACCCCTTTTTGGCAAAGGTGCGTGCTATTTACTGTGAATACCGATGAATATACAGAGGACACCACATACAACCCAAGTGATTTTTCCGAAGGAAACGCGGTCGACTAGTCCGGTTAAGCCGATCGTCATCGTTGTAATGAGGACGAGCGGACCGATTAAAGCGAGTGACGCATTAATGAGGATGGATTTTTCTAAATCGTTGTACCGCAACATTAAGAGACCAGCCATCATTTCGATAAATCCAGATAAAAGCCTGAGGACAGCCATCGCTAAGACGGCTTTTTCAAAAATAAACCACATGCTGCCGTTCCTCCCTGCGTTGAGGTGAATCCGTAAGAGACAAAAGGTCTGTCCTTAAGAAAATATGTATGCGAGAGGGGCAGCAGTTTGTACACTTTTTTCTCACCTTCGTAGGCTCATGCTAAGTAGAACAGCCCGGCATTGACGGTGGTGATGTCGATGCGCGGTTCGTATTGCCACTTTGCTTCCCGCACGCGTTGCGCATACTCTTCGTCGATTGTCGTGCTTTCTGTACGTGTGACGCGGCGGTCGTTCGGTTGCTCGTCACGTGCAACTTGTAGGGGATTTGTAGACGTATCTGCTTCCTTCCGCTTATGGCCTACTTCTTCGTAGTAAAGGGCGAGGCGGGCGAGTTCTTCTTCCATGCGGGCCCGCGCCTTTTGTGCCCACGCGTCATCGTGGGTGTCTAAGTAACCTTGCAAGTAAAACTCTAGCTGAGCGATCGCGTCCGGTAGCGACAGTTTTGCTTGTGTGACGAAGCGGTGATTTGGCAGGCGCGGTGTCCATTTACGCGGAGCAAGTTGTTGGTGATAAAAGTTGTTCTCGATCGTCCCGTCGATTAGTTGTATACCGAGTGAATGCACTTCACTGCGCGACTGTTCACACAACCATTCAATTTTGTAGGTGATTGCAAGCCACGGGGTATACGGGCGCGAACCGCGCGGGCTGCTGAGCGACAACGGGACATTTTCGTACAAACGCACAAACTGTCCATGGCGTCGTGCCGAGTGAAAAATTTGCTGCAGGCGAGGAGATCCGAACGTCACGTGTTCACCCCGCACATCGGCGGGTACAAGTTCGCTGTTAAAAACGAGCGACAACGTGACTGGCTGCGGTTCGATGCCGAGCTGCTCGACATACGACCAATAATACGGGCGATTCACCAAATCTTTATCCGCCTGTTCAGATAAGCGTACTTCGATATGGCCATCGCTCGCGGTTATGATGTGACATTCCATCGCTTGTAAAAACGTGTTGACGTAGTTCTGCACTTCTACTTGATCCATCTGTTGCCGCTCCTTTAGCTGCATCGATCGGTCGGGCGGTTACTAACGACAATATGTCGCGAACGGGGATGAGTCGGCTTCCTTTTAAAACGGAAGAGACGCCGCATCGGAAGAGGCGTTACTTCAGGATACTGTCTAACAGATTAGCTCCCTGTGCCGTTCGCTGCCGTGCCGTGGACAACGATTCCCCTAAGTGGGAAAGGCGCTCCTCCACTTCGCGATCGTCGCCCGCTTCTAAGACGATTCGCATAATCTTCTTTTCGAGCGCACCTGCAGACGATTTACCTTGTTCCAAAATCGTGTCTAGTTCCCCGACGACGAGCTGGAACAAGTTGATTTTTTCGTGCAGCAGACGAATAATGTGTGCTTCGATCGTCCCTTCGGTACACAAATTGTAGATAGTGACGTCGTTTTGCTGTCCGAGGCGGTGCACGCGTCCGATCCGTTGCTCCACGCGCATCGGGTTCCACGGCATGTCGTAGTTGATGACGTGATGGCAAAACTGCAAGTTGATCCCTTCGCCTCCCGCTTCCGTTGCGACCATCACTTGTGCGCGCCGCTGAAACAACTCGCGCATCCAATCTTTCTTATTGCGTCCGAAGTTACCCCGGTACGGTACGGCAGTGATGCCGTTTTGTTGCAACGTTTTAAGGAGCATGTCTTGTGTGGCGCGGTATTCGGTGAAGACGATCACTTTGGCGTCGTCGATGCCGCGAATGAGATCGAGCGTTTGCTCTGCCTTCGTCTGCCGCTTAATCTGTTTCAAAAGGGCAATCACATGTTGAACGTCCGGCGGTAACTGCTGTTTGCCGCCCGCTTCTTTTTTAAACAT is a window from the Numidum massiliense genome containing:
- a CDS encoding GspE/PulE family protein, encoding MNGTTFVPNMLKRAVEARASDIHIEPGQEGLCIRFRVDGQLQLYRTLPSGRHANLLSQLKLMANLDIGEKRLPQDGRMSGEQFEARVATIPTVNGEKMVVRILQSQNPFSNVRELGMQPEQGEEVGEWIQQPTGLLLVTGPTGSGKTTTVYVLINELNNVARNIVTLEDPVEIRLPGVNQVQINEKTGLTFARGLRAVVRQDPDVIMIGEIRDKETADMAVRAALTGHLVLTSLHTGDAASALTRLLDMGIPPYLLASSVTGIVAQRLVRKLCYRCRGAGGTCSTCRGSGYYGRVGVFEVLTVDEELQALVTQRPSVNQLRQHIYRRGLLPLRERIEALTASPRRALVEGERAVGRDA
- a CDS encoding type II secretion system F family protein, encoding MNGRWDAMLKRLKRGAKLRAKDYALFCRQLVRLLERGVTLRPALLLLSEAEQNGLSKRLVGIVTLLDRGTSLGEALSYHRFPPLLTSFVIAGEQHDGLVHALRKCERYYRHKHDVRQKLLKALTYPLLVATLMAIALIVLQTTVLPRFAALYEGMGMSLPWYTQLILTFNVASLKFAALGLCVGAALLFFIVKKRWGVWSRLARFSLRFPFVREALQLRTTAVFSWQLGLLLQAGIPLLQAFETILASWPWEGGRRAMLRIQDRLESGFGLEASFAPEAGKSFHTFLPQQLAVGETSGLVAETLLYSGEIADEELQERLQWLTQLWEPLLIVCVGGALAVIVLTLFMPMLSIVQGI
- the comGC gene encoding competence type IV pilus major pilin ComGC; translated protein: MEKTVSYLRKHDVGGAARSVLRSDKGFTLIEMLVVLFVIGVIIAIVLPNLSKTGTAAQEKAEEANKRMLLSQAENYRLAENSYPRTVAQLKEKGYITEIPKCRDKDKQFTFREEGGTLTVTCE
- a CDS encoding prepilin-type N-terminal cleavage/methylation domain-containing protein; this encodes MAWGIRARRWRSNGTAREQRIENSLRTEREHSYLRDASGFTLIELLVTLFMIVTLTGVVLPVAGDAVAKIADRSLVQEMEADVVYAQKRAVATERTVQLDIPARGRTYKIVEQQGSGSRELKAVSVPERLAITEGVVLTFHPDQSFPGHANGGTVSIQRNGVAFAELIITPISVRTRVVWHE
- a CDS encoding type II secretion system protein — translated: MSSRSLTRVGRWLDSQRKWLYPIRGQDGWTYVELIVAMAIFTLLIAAVYPVLTVFKTADVEKKARLYALWLGQDVIERHIADVPGEQTGEETVQAEQITFNVKWERTPTKGDVEKVDVTVSWKIAEKKERMLFFERYVVP
- a CDS encoding shikimate kinase encodes the protein MQRHIVLIGFMGTGKSTVGKLIAERLQWETVDTDDYVEGRYGMRIADMFRVRGERYFREREHEALMQLMQRERPLVVTTGGGIVLRADNVAQMMDNGWVVALTATRDVLVQRLKNDTTRPLLAGDVEAKVTAIWGERRTAYDFAHLKVDTSHRSPEAIAAHIVTTFKASCADFE
- a CDS encoding YqzE family protein is translated as MSADDYVQYLTKRFMTYLDTPKEERIKRRSAKGKEPWHIHWFGDAALSMQIFWRRQKERYGSRFKHKM
- a CDS encoding YkuS family protein yields the protein MPKRIAVEEGLTPVREYLQENGYDVVDLNERVQAEDCDCCVVSGGDVNVMGMQDIVTDVPIIDARGMTSEEVYQKVQERIGY
- a CDS encoding YqhV family protein — protein: MWFIFEKAVLAMAVLRLLSGFIEMMAGLLMLRYNDLEKSILINASLALIGPLVLITTMTIGLTGLVDRVSFGKITWVVCGVLCIFIGIHSK
- a CDS encoding YqhG family protein translates to MQLKERQQMDQVEVQNYVNTFLQAMECHIITASDGHIEVRLSEQADKDLVNRPYYWSYVEQLGIEPQPVTLSLVFNSELVPADVRGEHVTFGSPRLQQIFHSARRHGQFVRLYENVPLSLSSPRGSRPYTPWLAITYKIEWLCEQSRSEVHSLGIQLIDGTIENNFYHQQLAPRKWTPRLPNHRFVTQAKLSLPDAIAQLEFYLQGYLDTHDDAWAQKARARMEEELARLALYYEEVGHKRKEADTSTNPLQVARDEQPNDRRVTRTESTTIDEEYAQRVREAKWQYEPRIDITTVNAGLFYLA